From one Physeter macrocephalus isolate SW-GA chromosome 18, ASM283717v5, whole genome shotgun sequence genomic stretch:
- the LOC102993079 gene encoding LOW QUALITY PROTEIN: olfactory receptor 2H1-like (The sequence of the model RefSeq protein was modified relative to this genomic sequence to represent the inferred CDS: inserted 1 base in 1 codon) has product MVNHRSLVDFLLLGFSEHPALERILFVVVLISYLLTLVGNIIILLSMLDPRLHTPVYFFLSNLSFLDLCITKSFVPQMLVNLWGPKKTISFLGCSVQLFIFLFLGTTECVLLTVVASDRYVAVCQPLHYTTVIHPRLCRXAVAWVMGLVQSVVQTPPTLHLPFCPHRQIDDFVCEIPSLIQLSCGDTTYNEIQLAVSSVIFLVTPPALILISYGAIAWAVLRINSAIAWRKALGTCSSHLTEVTIFYSLVISVYLQPQNPYVQKRGKFFGLFYSVGTPSLNPLIYTLRNKKVKRALSWLLGKVEDSRES; this is encoded by the exons ATGGTCAACCACAGGTCCCTGGTGGACTTCCTCCTACTGGGCTTCTCTGAACACCCAGCGCTTGAAAGAATCCTCTTCGTGGTTGTCTTGATTTCTTACCTCCTGACTCTAGTGGGCAACATCATCATCCTGCTGTCCATGCTGGACCCCAGGCTCCACACCCCAGTGTACTTTTTCCTCTCCAACCTCTCCTTCCTGGACCTCTGCATCACTAAAAGTTTTGTTCCCCAGATGCTGGTTAACCTCTGGGGCCCAAAGAAGACCATCAGCTTCCTTGGCTGCTCTGTCCAGCTCTTCATCTTCCTGTTTCTGGGGACCACTGAGTGTGTCCTCCTGACAGTGGTGGCCTCTGACCGCTACGTGGCTGTCTGCCAGCCCCTTCACTATACCACCGTCATCCACCCCCGCCTGTGCC CAGCTGTGGCCTGGGTAATGGGTCTGGTCCAATCAGTAGTCCAGACACCACCCACTCTCCACCTGCCCTTCTGCCCCCATCGGCAAATAGATGACTTTGTATGTGAAATCCCTTCTCTAATTCAACTCTCTTGTGGAGACACCACCTACAATGAAATTCAGTTAGCTGTGTCCAGTGTCATCTTCCTGGTCACGCCCCCCGCCCTCATTCTTATCTCTTATGGTGCCATTGCCTGGGCAGTACTGAGGATTAACTCCGCCATAGCATGGAGAAAGGCTTTGGGGACCTGCTCCTCCCATCTCACTGAGGTCACCATCTTCTACAGTTTAGTCATTTCCGTTTACCTCCAGCCCCAAAATCCCTATGTCCAGAAGAGAGGCAAGTTCTTTGGTCTCTTCTATTCAGTGGGCACGCCTTCACTTAACCCGCTCATATACACCCTGAGGAACAAGAAGGTAAAGAGAGCACTCAGCTGGCTGCTGGGGAAGGTCGAGGACTCCAGGGAGAGCTGA
- the LOC102995674 gene encoding LOW QUALITY PROTEIN: olfactory receptor 10C1-like (The sequence of the model RefSeq protein was modified relative to this genomic sequence to represent the inferred CDS: inserted 2 bases in 2 codons; substituted 1 base at 1 genomic stop codon), giving the protein MSTNTSVVTEFILTGFSHLAELQSLIFSFFLTVYLLAVAGSLLIVVLVSADAALQTLMYFFLRILSALEIGYTSVTXPLLLHHLLTGQRHIPRSGCALQMXFPECCLLAAMACGGYAAICKFLRFPLLLSYRMCLCLAGSAWGCGAMMGLDHTSFIFSLPFCGPNAIPHFLCEIQAVLQLVXGDTSLNERQIILAFRILCPFGLILGSYGSILATIFQIPSAAGRPKAFSTCSAHLVVVSLFYGTAIFIYICPKASYDPVTDPLAPLFYAVVTPIFNPIICSLQNTDVKAALKRTIQKMGLAKT; this is encoded by the exons ATGAGTACAAACACCTCTGTGGTCACTGAATTCATTCTTACCGGCTTCTCCCACCTGGCTGAGCTCCAGAGCttgatcttctctttctttctcactgtctACCTGCTCGCGGTGGCTGGCAGCCTCCTCATTGTGGTGCTGGTCTCAGCTGACGCTGCCCTCCAGACCCTCATGTACTTCTTCCTTCGAATCCTCTCAGCCCTGGAGATTGGCTACACGTCCGTCA AACCCCTACTGCTTCACCACCTCCTCACGGGTCAGCGCCACATCCCTCGCTCTGGCTGTGCTCTCCAGA CCTTCCCGGAGTGTTGCCTCCTGGCAGCCATGGCCTGTGGCGGCTATGCAGCCATTTGCAAATTCCTTCGCTTCCCCCTGCTGCTGAGCTATCGGATGTGCCTGTGTCTAGCTGGGTCAGCGTGGGGCTGTGGAGCAATGATGGGCCTGGACCACACCTCCTTCATCTTCTCCTTGCCCTTCTGTGGCCCCAATGCCATCCCACACTTCCTCTGTGAGATCCAGGCTGTCCTGCAGCTGGTATGAGGGGACACCTCACTCAATGAACGGCAGATTATCCTGGCTTTCCGCATCCTCTGCCCCTTTGGCCTCATCCTGGGCTCCTATGGGAGTATCCTGGCTACTATCTTCCAGATCCCATCTGCTGCTGGCCGCCCCAAAGCCTTCTCCACCTGCTCCGCCCACCTGGTGGTGGTCTCCCTCTTCTATGGCACTGCGATCTTTATCTACATCTGCCCTAAGGCCAGCTATGATCCCGTCACTGACCCTCTTGCCCCCCTCTTCTATGCTGTAGTCACCCCCATCTTCAATCCCATCATCTGTAGCCTCCAGAACACTGATGTCAAGGCTGCTCTAAAGAGAACCATCCAGAAAATGGGGCTGGCAAAGACTTGA
- the LOC102979633 gene encoding LOW QUALITY PROTEIN: olfactory receptor 6N2-like (The sequence of the model RefSeq protein was modified relative to this genomic sequence to represent the inferred CDS: deleted 1 base in 1 codon) — protein sequence MRNLMGGSIMNKGGGNKILNQDGSKRMERAGLLQFSNSPRPQLLFFSLFLLIYLLPLVGNALLVLIVTLDGRLHTPMCFFICNLSLVELWYTTITVPKMLANFLSSQGVISVPSCITQYYVFSLAATELFFLTTMAYDCYAAICRPLHYPLLLSPLTCVELWDTTITVPKMLANFLSSQGVISVPSCITQYYFFSLAATELFFLTTMAYDCYAAICRPLHYPLLLSPQTCGTLAGVCWFVGFLCPMCPSLLLTQISFCTPNQINHFFCDAIQIFHLSWPLVFTMASYAQILTTLLAMASAAAWRKTFSTCTAHLSVVTIYFGILTFMYVHPAVKYESNINKIVAIFYSVITPPLLNPLIYTLHNKDVKEALKVLMSQMQKVCYPRRETVIEPHEKPEKPKLAQYPAENNS from the exons ATGAGGAACCTCATGGGTGGTAGCATCATGAACAAAGGAGGTGGTAATAAGATCCTGAACCAGGATGgcagtaaaagaatggaaa gagctggactcctgCAATTTTCCAACTCTCCACGTCCCCAGctgctctttttctccctcttcctcctcatctacCTCTTACCCCTGGTGGGCAATGCACTCCTTGTGCTCATTGTAACCCTGGATGGGCGTCTCCACACTCCCATGTGCTTCTTTATCTGCAACCTCTCCTTAGTAGAGCTCTGGTACACCACGATCACTGTGCCCAAAATGCTGGCCAATTTTCTAAGTTCCCAAGGTGTCATCTCTGTTCCCAGCTGCATCACCCAGTACTACGTCTTCTCTTTGGCTGCCACAGAGCTCTTCTTTCTCACCACCATGGCCTATGACTGCTATGCTGCCATCTGCCGACCACTCCACTACCCACTCCTGCTCAGCCCTCTAACTTGTG TAGAGCTCTGGGACACCACGATCACTGTGCCCAAAATGCTGGCCAATTTTCTAAGTTCCCAAGGTGTCATCTCGGTTCCCAGCTGCATCACCCAGTACTACTTCTTCTCTTTGGCTGCCACAGAGCTCTTCTTTCTCACCACCATGGCCTATGACTGCTATGCTGCCATCTGCCGACCACTCCACTACCCACTCCTGCTCAGCCCTCAAACCTGTGGTACCCTGGCTGGCGTCTGCTGGTTTGTGGGATTCCTCTGCCCCATGTGCCCCTCACTCCTCCTTACACAAATCTCCTTCTGCACCCCCAACCAGATCAACCACTTCTTCTGTGATGCCATTCAAATTTTCCACCTTTCCT GGCCCCTGGTCTTTACCATGGCTTCCTATGCCCAAATCCTCACCACACTTCTAGCCATGGCCTCAGCTGCTGCCTGGCGCAAGACCTTTTCCACATGCACAGCCCATCTTTCTGTGGTCACGATCTACTTCGGCATTCTCACATTCATGTACGTCCACCCAGCAGTAAAGTATGAGTCAAATATCAACAAGATTGTGGCTATCTTCTACTCAGtcatcaccccc ccccttctcaATCCTCTCATCTATACACTCCATAACAAGGATGTCAAGGAAGCTCTGAAGGTGTTGATGTCCCAGATGCAAAAGGTCTGCTACCCAAGGAGGGAGACAGTGATAGAGCCACATGAGAAGCCAGAGAAACCAAAGCTGGCGCAATATCCAGCAGAAAACAATTCCTAA